The genomic interval GGGCGCTCCGCGAGGCTCCGGCTCCAATAACCAAGTTACAGAGTCCACTGCAGGCTCGGCATTTGCTTTGAGCGTCACGACGCCCTTTTTCGCGCATCGAGCCCACGACCGCACCGATGACAGGCACTGAAAGATCATTCCGGCGCACACGGGTCAGGACTGCTTTCACCATCCAAGCTTCGTACCGACTGGAGAGCGCTCAGTGGGCTGAATAAATGATCACAATTCACATAAAAAAAGAGTCTAATGACTGCTACGGCAACTGAAGTTACGTGGTCACAACTGACAAGTGCTGCCAGCCACGCGGCGGTTGCAATGACATCAACAAAAATATCCCTACAAAAAGTTGCTTGCTGACTCATGCATGACATGGTGCTGTATCTATAGCAAAAAAACGCTCGGCGACACTCCGCACAAAATCTAGGAACATGCAGAGTGGTCTCAAATCCGGCATATACGCAGGCCGAAATCCTTCTCAGACAAGAATCGAAGCACATCAGCCATACTCCCGAAAAAACATCATGTCGACTGTGTTCACTCAGGTGTGTACCGGCACAAGGCACGGGCGAACGGTTGCGCTGTAGCAGACGTTTGTCCTTGAAAACACTGTTTTAACCTTCCGTCGCTTACCCGCGAGACTCGACGTATTTTTCTAGAATCTCATCGACTCGCGTATGCCTTTCATCGGGACTAAAGACGTCGAACCGCTGCATAGCCTCGCTAACCTCCTGCGGGTTGATCGGCACGAGCGCCTCTGTGCCATCTGCTCCGCGGAGGGTCGTCGCGCGAGAGTaagtctctccgcgcctcagTTTGGCTTCTTCATTCAATATGAACGACATATGCGTAAAGGCAACAGCCGGTTCCATCGCAACACGAGCTTTCGTCTTCGACCCTCCATCACGGGGCAACACAGACACATAGTCGGCGCTAGTGGTTAGGCGCACAGAAAATACGCAGACCATCCGAGGGTGCACCAGGGATCCGAAGCTGTCACAAATTTGCGCGGAAAAGGTAGCTTGGTCACCTATGCAGCGCAGTTAGTGTAATCGCAAGccacgaggaagaaaaaactATTGCAAGTTACTGCAAACCAGATCATCAAACGCAAGCGCGCTCGCCTGGAACAAAGCACCACGGACAGGAAAGAAGATGTGCGCGTCCCTGACGTGTCGGCATCTGACTACGGTTCTCCCCGATGCAAGCGacctgcgcagcgacgaaCAGAGGGGAGGGAAAGCCTGAGGTCCCTGTGAACCATACCTCGGGAGCAGCATCCTTGGATGGCTCACGCCTATTCTGTACAAGAGAGCTACAAACCGCAGGCTAAATGGCGACAACACACCGCCGGCACGCCATTCTGGGAGCAAGCGCCCACACGGCCTGAAAGGCCAACTGCGCTACAGTAATAATACGGCGTCCTTACCTCTGCTGTTCACACAGGTTGCGCTCATAAAATGACCGTAATTGGTCTTCAGCTTGCGGTGCTAAGGTGCGACTAGATCGCCAAGACGCCCTGCTATTCCGTTTGGATGCCTCCGATTCACGAATGCCTCCTTCGGCGTCATTCGAAACAACGGAGACTGTACGCAATGcgcaagagaggaaaacagcGGTCAATAGAACGACACACAGAGCTCATCTGACGCGCAGCCGGCAAATACCTGTCATCAGGTCTGCTTCTGTCGGTGGTCTCTCCCTGCCGCGCACTCCTCCTGTGGTTCATTTGCCAGCCTTAGACTACGCCGGATCCTTCATACGCTTCCATGTTGCGTCGCTAGACACCGAACAAGGTCTGAGTGCCGGCTGATAAATGCATTTGACATAATACCCCACGTCTCACACAAAGACTGAGTGCTGAATTCCCCAACTTGCAATCCCGCAAGGCTGCGATGAGAAGCTCGAGTGTGTGTGGCGTGACGACAACCAAtggcgccgcggcacacGACGAACCTACAGCACAGGCAACGCAGATCGTTTCTCGATGGCTGGCCGGTGCCTGCATACAACAAGCGACGGTACACGTACTTGTTCCTACACGTCGGAAGCTTCTGTTGTTGTCGGCCTCGTTTGTGCATTCCTTGCTGTGACTGGATTTTGGGCGACGTAAACCGGGGTCGCGGCTGCCCCAGTTCCGCAGAGCGTCACAGTCTTTCCCCTTTTCGGATGCACAAATGTCCTTCCCTTCTTGAGCTTTGCGTCCTCGTTGACGGAAGTGGCATGCATTCCCCATCAGGAGGCAGAACCACGAATACGAATTCACAACCAATATCAACTTCCGACGAGGCGCTACGGCATTCAGGCGTTCAGGCCGCGCAAAGGAGCGAAATTTGGCGGCTTTGCAGCAGGTGGGCTTGTACAGTTGTATCAAAGAACTCTATGACCACGAGAAGTGTAAGCTCCACTCCACTGAGCATTCTATTCCTCTACGGTGTTAATGGACAAAGAACACGTCGATGTGGGTGCATGCACGAGGCAGATGGGCCGCTCAGCGAAAAAGGAAACAGCGCTACCGGCGCCGCACTCCGCTCAAGTGGTAGGAAGCTGTGCAAGTTAGCTCCAGAGAGCACAAACAACGGCACGCCAAAAGCTTTCCCTACTACGGAGTGACCGTTTGAAGTCCGCACGTGCTACTAGCACACTTTCACGGCCACTGAAAAATGCTTGGGGGCCCTATAACATGGCCAGGCTGTATGAATTATAAGGAACATTTTGGCCCTGCCCGAGCAAGGCCTTCGCAAGACCGCCCCAAATGGAGCTTTGACACCGTACAAGACTCACAAAAACAGTGATCAGTGTtcggcggcgaacgcgccggTCCATGCATCGGCACGAGACGCTTTTTCGAAGCGGCCACGCGCCAACGCGCAAGACGCTGTCAAAAAGTGGGAACGCTGTCACGGACGATTAAGTCACAATGCACTCTTTGCGACGGGTATGAACCGTCGCACAGCACTACACAAACGTGATGTATAGCGAAGATCATATGTTTGAGTGAGCCTTCTGACGGAAGGCAGAAAAGGCGCAAATGCGTCCAC from Besnoitia besnoiti strain Bb-Ger1 chromosome XI, whole genome shotgun sequence carries:
- a CDS encoding hypothetical protein (encoded by transcript BESB_020420), whose protein sequence is MSFILNEEAKLRRGETYSRATTLRGADGTEALVPINPQEVSEAMQRFDVFSPDERHTRVDEILEKYVESRGPLSALQSVRSLDGESSPDPCAPE